A portion of the Leptolyngbya subtilissima AS-A7 genome contains these proteins:
- a CDS encoding sensor domain-containing diguanylate cyclase, translating to MTFQVGILALAAAINALVTSMAWHRRGSTLARQYFSWMMAAATFYAAVAAMEAGSIGLANKIFWSTLEYVGTGGIIIFFVLFTEAYVHGRSRFARRRLILLSLWPLINIALVATNTWHRWVWADVVLAAPPSNSAIYSHGPGYAFVLACLYLYSLWGIHLLGRASLSGGPLHQRQARWLLAGALFPYLGGTLYSLKLTPADLNLTPMSFMATGLLCFWGLFRMGVFEAIPIARETLIEHLHDGVIVVNLEHQLIDINPQGRSLTRLKGSAVGRSIHIALSDIPEFLHHYDQGTETPFCLWTDSHNTCHITVQSSALKDYRGKIHGRLLVLHDTTQQYLSELKLRQANTRLSLQLQEIEGLQVKLKTQASRDHLTGLFNRHHLHETLPQVLLQARQNAYSVAFIMLDIDYFKRVNDTFGHQAGDLLIQAFSQILLVQIQEGETAYRLGGEEFLLILPHATLESGIQRANHIRQEFNVSALPWNGTDIRTTVSGGVATFPNHAIQADDLLHAVDLALYAAKKSGRNQITCFNPRIHQPSSV from the coding sequence ATGACCTTTCAAGTTGGCATCCTGGCACTGGCGGCAGCGATCAACGCTTTGGTCACCAGCATGGCTTGGCATCGCCGGGGGTCGACCCTGGCGCGACAGTATTTCTCGTGGATGATGGCGGCGGCGACCTTTTACGCAGCGGTAGCGGCCATGGAGGCTGGGTCGATTGGCCTGGCGAACAAAATCTTTTGGTCCACGCTGGAATATGTGGGCACAGGCGGCATCATCATTTTCTTTGTGCTCTTTACCGAAGCTTACGTCCACGGGCGATCGCGCTTTGCCCGGCGCCGGCTAATCTTGCTTAGCCTCTGGCCCCTGATCAACATCGCCTTGGTAGCCACCAACACCTGGCATCGGTGGGTCTGGGCAGACGTGGTGCTGGCGGCCCCACCCAGCAATAGCGCTATCTACAGCCATGGCCCTGGCTATGCTTTTGTGCTGGCCTGCCTCTATCTCTATAGCCTGTGGGGGATTCATCTGCTGGGGCGGGCCTCCCTCAGTGGCGGGCCGCTGCACCAACGACAGGCGCGATGGCTGCTGGCGGGGGCGTTGTTCCCCTACCTAGGTGGCACACTCTACTCCCTTAAGCTCACCCCGGCAGACCTAAACCTGACCCCGATGTCGTTTATGGCTACGGGGCTGCTGTGTTTCTGGGGGCTATTTCGCATGGGAGTGTTCGAGGCGATTCCCATCGCCCGCGAAACGCTAATTGAGCACCTGCATGACGGCGTCATCGTAGTGAATTTGGAGCACCAACTTATCGATATCAATCCCCAGGGGCGATCGCTGACCAGGCTCAAGGGCAGCGCTGTGGGGAGATCCATCCACATTGCCCTATCCGACATTCCAGAGTTCCTGCACCACTACGACCAAGGCACCGAAACGCCCTTTTGTCTTTGGACCGACTCCCACAACACCTGCCATATCACTGTGCAAAGTTCCGCCTTAAAAGACTACCGTGGTAAAATCCACGGGCGATTGCTGGTACTGCACGACACCACCCAACAGTACCTCTCGGAGCTAAAACTACGCCAGGCCAATACCCGTCTCAGTCTCCAGTTGCAAGAGATCGAGGGTCTCCAGGTCAAACTTAAAACCCAGGCCAGTCGAGATCATCTCACCGGGCTTTTTAACCGCCACCATCTCCACGAAACTCTGCCTCAGGTACTCCTTCAGGCTCGCCAGAATGCCTATTCCGTAGCGTTTATCATGCTCGATATTGATTACTTCAAACGGGTCAACGATACCTTTGGGCACCAGGCTGGCGATCTGCTGATTCAGGCATTCAGCCAAATTCTGCTGGTACAGATCCAAGAGGGCGAGACCGCCTACCGCCTGGGCGGAGAAGAATTCTTGCTGATTTTGCCCCATGCGACCCTAGAGAGCGGGATACAACGGGCTAACCACATTCGGCAGGAGTTCAACGTCTCGGCTTTGCCCTGGAACGGGACGGACATCCGCACTACGGTATCTGGCGGCGTTGCCACTTTCCCTAATCATGCTATCCAAGCAGACGATTTGCTCCACGCTGTCGATTTGGCTCTGTACGCAGCTAAAAAATCAGGCCGCAATCAAATTACCTGCTTCAACCCTCGCATCCATCAGCCCAGTTCGGTCTAA
- a CDS encoding pentapeptide repeat-containing protein — translation MGRAPPRIYGNNTADFKKGLQNLGVPTGIRGLLKPTSTGLTSPPVCCTRSNLNSAVLINTILLRAILEETEITRADFSRQFWMLPSPVALLDGGSSKFQN, via the coding sequence ATGGGGAGAGCACCACCGCGAATTTACGGAAACAACACGGCGGACTTTAAGAAAGGCTTACAAAATCTGGGTGTTCCTACAGGAATCCGTGGGTTGCTCAAGCCGACTTCCACGGGGCTGACTTCACCACCGGTATGCTGCACCCGCAGTAACTTGAACAGTGCTGTGCTGATTAACACCATTCTGCTGCGGGCTATCCTTGAAGAAACCGAGATCACCAGAGCCGATTTTTCGAGGCAATTTTGGATGCTCCCTAGCCCAGTAGCTTTGCTTGATGGCGGCAGTAGTAAATTCCAAAACTAG
- a CDS encoding acyl-CoA thioesterase, which translates to MGYVFEHQVRFHETDGAGVVYFANELVMCHAAYEASLGAAGLDVGAFFRAETLAYPIVHTSMDYRRPLRCGDRVTIHLTPTRLDDSSFEIQYQLMLKDTAAARAVTRHVCIEVANRLRSPLPTEMEQWLAQWSDRLSQTGEGQ; encoded by the coding sequence ATGGGCTACGTCTTTGAGCATCAGGTGCGGTTTCACGAAACTGACGGGGCCGGGGTGGTCTATTTTGCCAACGAGTTGGTGATGTGCCATGCCGCCTATGAAGCCTCCCTGGGGGCGGCGGGGCTGGATGTGGGGGCATTCTTTCGAGCTGAAACCCTGGCCTATCCCATTGTCCATACCAGCATGGATTACCGACGTCCGCTGCGATGCGGCGATCGCGTCACAATTCACCTCACCCCCACCCGTCTAGACGACAGCAGCTTTGAAATCCAATATCAGCTAATGCTCAAGGATACAGCAGCGGCCAGGGCCGTTACTCGCCACGTCTGTATTGAGGTAGCGAACCGCCTCCGCAGTCCGCTGCCCACGGAGATGGAGCAGTGGCTTGCCCAATGGAGCGATCGCCTCTCTCAGACTGGAGAGGGCCAGTGA
- a CDS encoding M23 family metallopeptidase: protein MVKRNNTESIRADKLSGVYPSVAWLQIALLVGGMGLTQNGLAIAGTPDTPDPSEQDVPVETSADYLKPTNSSSAHRASSPQATLSLPAPSVAQPEFTPQRPSTSAVVTSPPPASSPMFSPVPPPPPAAITVTVPATPTASTMAESLLKPAIAATPGEAVEIEVPAAVSTPEPVPAEAPATVVPEAVVPEAIAADESVPAGYNSVFVDPTDYSLGATQAPAARPGGSPNVVFAERSSGCQITVAAGQSSPSAACGASSAGAASASASQGAGAASAGQGEIRVGPIAVSSQGVRLGSTTIVSREALNEKLRPLNVLRRGNEEYVFPLSVPASISSLFGWRMHPVAQSWRFHSGTDLAAPMGTPVLATRAGRVSVSDFLGGYGLTVIMRHDDDKLESRYAHLSQLAVEAGEWVEQGEVVGLVGSTGTSTGPHLHFELRQLTGEGWVAVDPVEVLEYGVANLLEIIDNPMLALGQGTAKAAETETALPTEYPFRPAQPNAS, encoded by the coding sequence ATGGTGAAAAGAAATAACACAGAGTCTATTCGAGCGGATAAACTCTCCGGAGTGTATCCTTCAGTAGCCTGGCTACAGATAGCACTGCTCGTGGGGGGCATGGGGCTAACCCAAAACGGATTAGCCATTGCCGGAACTCCTGACACCCCTGACCCGTCTGAGCAAGATGTGCCAGTTGAAACCTCAGCTGACTATCTCAAGCCGACGAATAGCAGTAGTGCCCACAGGGCTAGTAGCCCTCAAGCGACTCTAAGTTTGCCTGCACCCTCCGTAGCACAGCCTGAGTTTACGCCTCAGCGCCCGTCTACCTCAGCCGTTGTGACATCACCCCCTCCAGCGAGTTCGCCGATGTTCTCTCCGGTTCCCCCGCCGCCCCCAGCGGCTATCACCGTTACTGTTCCGGCCACCCCTACGGCCTCCACCATGGCAGAGAGCTTGCTGAAGCCCGCTATTGCCGCTACGCCCGGTGAAGCAGTTGAAATTGAGGTTCCCGCCGCGGTTAGTACCCCCGAGCCAGTTCCTGCAGAAGCCCCCGCCACCGTAGTACCGGAAGCCGTAGTGCCCGAAGCCATCGCCGCCGATGAGTCGGTGCCTGCAGGCTACAACAGTGTTTTTGTTGACCCCACCGATTACAGCCTAGGGGCAACCCAGGCTCCCGCAGCTCGACCCGGCGGCTCTCCCAATGTGGTCTTTGCAGAACGCTCTAGCGGCTGCCAAATTACCGTCGCCGCAGGGCAAAGCAGCCCCAGTGCGGCATGTGGTGCCTCCAGCGCTGGCGCTGCCAGCGCCTCAGCCTCCCAAGGTGCTGGCGCTGCCAGCGCTGGTCAGGGTGAAATTCGGGTTGGCCCCATTGCCGTCAGTTCCCAAGGAGTGCGGTTAGGCAGCACCACCATCGTCAGCCGAGAAGCCCTCAACGAAAAGCTACGCCCCCTCAACGTACTGCGGCGCGGCAACGAAGAATACGTGTTTCCGTTGTCAGTGCCCGCATCAATTTCATCGTTGTTTGGCTGGCGGATGCACCCCGTCGCCCAAAGCTGGCGCTTCCACTCAGGGACTGACCTTGCAGCCCCCATGGGCACTCCGGTGCTGGCAACTCGGGCTGGGCGCGTCTCAGTATCAGATTTTTTGGGCGGCTACGGCTTGACCGTCATCATGCGCCATGACGACGACAAGCTTGAGTCTCGCTACGCCCACCTCTCTCAGCTCGCTGTAGAGGCTGGGGAATGGGTGGAGCAGGGCGAGGTGGTTGGTTTGGTAGGCAGCACTGGTACCTCCACCGGCCCTCACCTACACTTTGAGCTGCGTCAGCTCACCGGCGAAGGTTGGGTTGCAGTAGATCCGGTTGAGGTCCTTGAATATGGTGTAGCCAACCTGCTGGAGATCATCGACAACCCGATGCTGGCTCTAGGTCAAGGGACTGCGAAGGCAGCAGAAACCGAAACTGCTCTGCCCACTGAGTATCCCTTCCGCCCTGCACAGCCCAATGCCAGCTAG
- a CDS encoding TIGR03943 family putative permease subunit, with the protein MTSTPSSNGLRTSRRRSLPWQALVDAAMLLLWGLMLLRFTVTGKLYLLLHPDYMWLAHLAMVLLLAMGVSRLVQVGLSYRQGTGQTIRSQEHTALLPRQFSVALLIAIAVFGLVYTPRPFASETAFQRGITDVLGQTRSRPQRFSLGGESEERTIVDWVRTLNVYPEPDAYAGQTAQVSGFVTHIPGWPDEFVMISRFVLTCCAADAYPVGLPVELPAGTARPAPDTWLEVKGKMQTSTLDGKRQLAIGDPTLTEIPEPRTPYEY; encoded by the coding sequence ATGACCTCAACGCCTAGTTCTAATGGTTTGCGCACCTCTAGACGGCGATCGCTGCCCTGGCAGGCTCTGGTAGATGCCGCCATGCTGCTGCTGTGGGGGCTAATGCTGCTGCGCTTTACGGTGACAGGTAAACTCTACCTTCTGCTGCACCCCGACTACATGTGGCTGGCTCACCTGGCCATGGTGCTGCTGTTGGCCATGGGAGTGAGCCGTCTAGTACAGGTGGGGCTTAGCTACCGCCAGGGAACCGGGCAAACCATTCGCAGTCAAGAACATACGGCTCTGCTGCCGCGACAGTTTAGCGTGGCTCTGCTGATTGCCATCGCCGTGTTTGGGTTGGTTTACACGCCACGCCCCTTTGCCAGTGAGACCGCCTTTCAGCGAGGTATTACCGATGTGCTGGGGCAAACGCGATCGCGGCCCCAGCGGTTTTCCCTCGGCGGCGAGTCTGAGGAGCGCACCATTGTCGACTGGGTGCGTACCCTCAACGTCTACCCCGAGCCCGACGCCTACGCGGGCCAGACCGCCCAGGTAAGCGGGTTTGTCACCCATATTCCCGGCTGGCCCGACGAGTTTGTGATGATTTCGCGGTTTGTGCTCACCTGCTGCGCCGCCGATGCATACCCCGTCGGCCTGCCGGTAGAGCTGCCCGCTGGCACCGCCCGGCCCGCCCCCGACACCTGGCTTGAGGTCAAGGGCAAGATGCAAACCAGCACCCTCGACGGCAAACGCCAGCTTGCCATTGGCGACCCGACCCTGACCGAAATCCCTGAACCCCGCACCCCCTACGAATATTAG
- a CDS encoding Ig-like domain-containing protein, with amino-acid sequence MARRRSRRSRSQPLDRLATMIIAGLSLALGLLILSGDHATARVRDFTWQDRQVGAEDQAFLLTFSRPMDVASVEQNLTLDPPLPGKVSWAGRRMAYTLTEPLPYGETFSVRLKGARDRYAAATDGSSRFEPFQSQFETRPRAFLYIGAEGDEANRLVLADLSRQERTILTPKNLSVMTFKPYPLGDKVLFSASDTSQAGSLLNQQIYTVTTGLTPRPPIDFAAQRPPLWQQLWPQKKVVPSGETALVLDNSAYQNLKFDLSADGQTIVVQRVNQQNPADFGPWVVRQGSDPQPIETEPGGDFLIAPDSQSLLLLQGQGTAIIDLGSEKGSEKARGPSQPLDFLPNYGRVLDLAADGSAAAMVNFNQDDPKKRFTESLFLVTNQGLEEELLQVSGAILDAQFDPTRQVLYVLASELVQAPPDPDTLQSEDAYAEQPLLLAITLSNGKANPLLRLPQQQRIHMSVAPDGRSLLIDLDGQTTPEGETGAPIIWNLPLVHPAVSLDAAESAEGANTTPSADEAEASDASGMPTVTDPEEFPFSGLQATWLP; translated from the coding sequence ATGGCCCGTCGCCGCTCTCGCCGCTCTCGCTCCCAACCCCTCGATCGCCTGGCAACGATGATCATTGCCGGTCTCTCGCTGGCCCTGGGGCTGCTGATACTCTCGGGCGACCACGCCACGGCGCGGGTGCGCGACTTCACCTGGCAAGACCGCCAGGTGGGGGCCGAAGACCAGGCCTTTTTGCTCACCTTTAGCCGCCCCATGGATGTGGCTAGCGTGGAACAAAACCTCACTTTAGACCCGCCCCTGCCGGGCAAGGTGAGCTGGGCAGGACGGCGCATGGCCTACACTCTGACTGAACCACTACCCTATGGGGAGACGTTCAGCGTGAGGTTGAAGGGCGCGCGCGATCGCTACGCCGCAGCCACCGATGGCTCTAGCCGATTTGAGCCCTTTCAGAGCCAGTTTGAAACTCGCCCCCGCGCCTTTTTATACATTGGGGCCGAGGGTGACGAAGCCAATCGCCTAGTGCTGGCCGACTTAAGCCGCCAGGAGCGCACTATTCTAACCCCAAAAAACCTGTCGGTGATGACCTTTAAGCCCTACCCACTGGGCGACAAGGTGCTCTTTTCGGCCAGCGACACTAGCCAGGCCGGTAGCCTGCTCAACCAGCAAATTTACACCGTCACCACGGGCCTCACGCCCCGCCCGCCTATCGACTTTGCCGCCCAGCGCCCGCCCCTATGGCAGCAGCTCTGGCCCCAGAAGAAAGTCGTTCCATCGGGGGAAACCGCCCTGGTGCTCGACAACAGCGCCTACCAAAACCTCAAGTTTGACCTCTCCGCCGACGGGCAAACCATTGTGGTGCAGCGGGTCAACCAGCAAAACCCCGCCGACTTTGGTCCCTGGGTAGTGCGTCAGGGGTCAGATCCTCAGCCGATCGAAACCGAACCCGGCGGCGATTTCTTAATTGCCCCCGACAGCCAGTCGCTGCTGCTGCTCCAGGGCCAGGGCACCGCCATTATCGATCTGGGCTCAGAAAAAGGTTCAGAGAAAGCTCGCGGCCCCAGTCAGCCTCTCGACTTTTTGCCCAACTACGGGCGAGTGCTCGATCTGGCCGCCGATGGTTCGGCTGCCGCCATGGTCAATTTCAACCAAGATGACCCCAAGAAGCGTTTTACTGAATCGCTGTTTTTAGTTACCAATCAGGGCCTAGAAGAAGAACTATTGCAGGTGAGTGGGGCCATTCTCGATGCCCAATTCGACCCCACCCGCCAGGTTCTCTACGTGCTGGCCAGTGAGCTGGTCCAGGCTCCACCGGATCCTGATACTTTGCAGTCGGAAGACGCCTACGCTGAGCAACCACTGTTGCTGGCCATTACCTTGTCCAACGGCAAGGCCAACCCGCTGCTGCGCCTGCCTCAGCAGCAGCGCATTCACATGAGCGTGGCCCCCGACGGGCGATCGCTCCTGATTGACCTAGATGGTCAAACCACCCCCGAGGGCGAAACCGGTGCGCCTATCATCTGGAACTTACCTCTGGTTCACCCAGCGGTCTCCCTCGACGCCGCTGAATCTGCAGAAGGTGCCAACACTACGCCAAGTGCAGATGAAGCCGAGGCCAGCGATGCTTCTGGCATGCCTACAGTCACCGATCCAGAGGAGTTTCCCTTTAGCGGCCTCCAGGCCACCTGGTTGCCTTAG
- the pgeF gene encoding peptidoglycan editing factor PgeF — MANWHWQTWQGQAFLTCDLLQPWPHGFFTRQFWPQTPETLTAALDATATVQRVKQVHGNRVLTSADLPVPDSEEKAEADGLLSDRPLQSLWVCSADCSPVLIGDRATGQVSAIHAGWRGTAQAIVPVAVGKLQAQGSRLEDLVVAIGPAIAGDVYQVSVDVAAAVGRTIMSQPSDNDEAVVADLQRRENAPVLEDDAPGKVRLDVRLANRWQLEQLGLSQEQVAIAPYCTFQEADRFFSYRRTGEKQVQWSGIVSQEPGASR; from the coding sequence ATGGCAAATTGGCATTGGCAGACTTGGCAAGGGCAGGCGTTTCTCACCTGTGATCTACTTCAACCTTGGCCCCACGGCTTTTTTACCCGACAGTTTTGGCCCCAAACTCCAGAGACTCTGACAGCGGCCCTCGACGCAACGGCGACGGTGCAGCGAGTGAAGCAGGTTCATGGCAACCGGGTGCTAACCTCTGCTGATCTGCCAGTTCCCGATTCAGAGGAGAAGGCTGAGGCCGACGGTCTGTTGAGCGATCGCCCGCTTCAATCCCTCTGGGTCTGCTCGGCAGACTGTAGCCCGGTGCTAATCGGCGATCGCGCTACCGGCCAGGTCTCGGCTATCCACGCGGGCTGGCGGGGCACGGCCCAGGCGATCGTGCCGGTGGCGGTGGGCAAGCTGCAGGCCCAGGGCAGCCGGTTGGAAGATTTGGTGGTGGCGATTGGCCCGGCGATCGCGGGGGATGTCTACCAGGTTTCTGTGGATGTGGCCGCAGCGGTGGGGCGCACGATTATGTCTCAGCCCAGTGATAACGACGAAGCGGTGGTGGCAGACCTGCAACGGCGCGAAAATGCTCCTGTGCTTGAGGATGACGCCCCCGGCAAGGTACGGCTAGACGTGCGGCTGGCGAATCGATGGCAGCTCGAGCAGCTGGGGCTGAGTCAGGAGCAGGTGGCGATCGCACCTTATTGCACCTTTCAAGAAGCAGACCGCTTTTTCTCTTACCGCCGCACGGGAGAAAAGCAGGTGCAGTGGTCAGGGATTGTCAGCCAGGAGCCAGGGGCATCCAGATAA
- a CDS encoding biotin--[acetyl-CoA-carboxylase] ligase gives MPDYQALRPRFHLHWTEHIDSTNRALVAMMADGAPAGTVLIATTQQAGRGQWGRQWQSLPGGLYLSLGLKPDLPASRSPYLTLASAWGVATSLANLGLPVQVKWPNDLVAGGKKLGGLLAETHLESGRVQTVVIGLGLNGFNPVPETGTSIQALIQPELPLGPLNTLEGLAAIALYGLMQGYLHWQNQGDDAFLIDYQTRLANLGQGLIVEGKAAEVIGIAPSGNLRVRLAAAHGEAPALKTLDIEPGKVTLGYNA, from the coding sequence ATGCCTGACTATCAGGCATTGCGCCCTCGTTTTCACCTTCACTGGACCGAGCACATCGACTCTACCAACCGAGCGCTGGTGGCCATGATGGCCGATGGCGCTCCGGCGGGTACAGTGCTGATAGCAACCACCCAGCAGGCTGGGCGAGGTCAGTGGGGGCGGCAGTGGCAGTCTCTTCCCGGAGGGCTGTACCTGTCGCTGGGGCTCAAGCCCGATTTGCCGGCCTCTCGTAGCCCATACCTCACCTTGGCCAGTGCCTGGGGTGTGGCCACCAGCCTGGCCAACCTGGGGCTACCGGTGCAGGTTAAATGGCCCAACGATTTGGTTGCAGGCGGTAAAAAGCTGGGCGGTCTGCTGGCCGAAACTCACTTAGAGAGCGGCCGGGTACAAACCGTGGTGATTGGTTTGGGGCTAAATGGGTTTAATCCAGTTCCCGAAACCGGCACTTCGATTCAGGCGCTGATTCAACCGGAATTGCCCCTTGGCCCTTTGAATACCTTGGAGGGCCTGGCCGCGATCGCCCTCTACGGTCTCATGCAGGGCTATCTCCACTGGCAAAACCAGGGAGACGACGCCTTTCTAATCGATTACCAAACTCGCCTAGCTAACTTGGGTCAGGGTCTGATCGTAGAAGGTAAAGCGGCAGAGGTCATCGGAATAGCGCCATCGGGTAATCTGCGGGTACGCCTAGCAGCTGCCCATGGCGAGGCGCCAGCGCTCAAGACGCTGGATATTGAACCAGGTAAAGTAACTTTGGGCTACAATGCGTAG